GTCTGCGACGGGCCGTTCGCCGAGACCAAGGAGATCCTCGGCGGGATCTACGTGATCGAGGCCGGCTCGCTCGCCGAGGCGCTGGAGTGGGCCGAGCGCGGCCGCTTCATCGCAGGCTCGAACGAGGTGCGCCCGTTCCTGGAGTGAGCGCCGTCAAGGCCGGATCGCGACCTTCATCACCCCGTCGCGCTGGTGTCCGAAGAGCTCATAAGCGGCCTCGATCTCGGCGAGCCGGAACGAGTGAGTCACGAGCTCCCGGAACGGCGCCCGGCCCGCGGCGACGACGCTCATGAGCCGCCGCATGCGCTCTTTGCCGCCAGGGCAGAGTGTGGTCACGATCGTGTGGTCGCCGAGCCCGGCGGCGAAGGCGTCGAGTGGGACCTGGAGGTGACCCGAGTAGACGCCCAGGCTGGACACCACGCCGCCCGGCCGCACGGCGCGCAGGCAGTTCTCGAACGTCTCTTGCTGACCGAGCGCTTCGATCGCGACGTCGACGCCGCCGCCCGTGAGTCGCCGGATCTCCGCCACCACGTCTTGCTGGCGGAAATCGAGCACGACATCGGCTCCCATGCGCTTGGCCTGCGCGAGGCGCGCGGGCACGGAGTCGATGCCGATCACCAGCGCGGCACCGGCGAGGCGCGCGCCCGCGGTCGCGCACAGGCCGATCGGGCCCTGCGCGAACACGGCGACCGCGTCACCGATGCGGACCCGCCCCCGTTCTACGGCCGAGAAGCCGGTGGACATGATGTCGGGGCAGAGCAGCACGTCCTCGTCGGCGAGTGACTCGGGAATGCGAGCCAGGTTCGCCTGCGCGTTCGGCACGACCACGTAGTCCGCCTGACAGCCGTCGATCGTGTTTCCGAAGCGCCAGCCCCCGAGCGACTCGAAGCGCTCGCCGCCATGACTGCACTGCGCGCCGTCGCCCGAGAGGCAGGCGCGGCACTGCCCGCAGGGGGTGATCGCGCCCACGATCACGCGATCGCCCCGCTCGAAACCGGCGACTCCCGGACCCAGCGCTTCGATCCGTCCGACGGGCTCGTGGCCGACCACGAGCCCCGGCCGCACCGGGTATTCACCCTTCAAGATGTGCACGTCAGTGCCGCAGATCGTCGTCAGCGACAGCTTGAGGAGCGC
The sequence above is drawn from the Myxococcota bacterium genome and encodes:
- a CDS encoding alcohol dehydrogenase catalytic domain-containing protein, producing MATMRAAVFVEKGHIELREVRRPEPGLGEALLKLSLTTICGTDVHILKGEYPVRPGLVVGHEPVGRIEALGPGVAGFERGDRVIVGAITPCGQCRACLSGDGAQCSHGGERFESLGGWRFGNTIDGCQADYVVVPNAQANLARIPESLADEDVLLCPDIMSTGFSAVERGRVRIGDAVAVFAQGPIGLCATAGARLAGAALVIGIDSVPARLAQAKRMGADVVLDFRQQDVVAEIRRLTGGGVDVAIEALGQQETFENCLRAVRPGGVVSSLGVYSGHLQVPLDAFAAGLGDHTIVTTLCPGGKERMRRLMSVVAAGRAPFRELVTHSFRLAEIEAAYELFGHQRDGVMKVAIRP